From one Mycolicibacterium sp. HK-90 genomic stretch:
- a CDS encoding competence/damage-inducible protein A: MSARAGIVVTGTEVLTGRVQDRNGPWLADQLLELGVELAHITICGDRPADITAQLQFLAAEGVDLIVTSGGLGPTADDLTVATVAAFCGRELVLDVAMEERIADILRNLMGERPSVDFDAVRAANRKQALVPVGAEVLPPVGTAPGVVVAAEPTVVVLPGPPRELQPMWHTAVATEAVQQAISGRTRYRQDTIRMFGLAESGLAETLRDAEAVVAGFDALEITTCLRRGELEIVTRYEPDAAGTYRDLVDLLRDRHAATLYSEDGSTVDEQVAGLLAGRRIATAESCTAGLLAARLADIPGCSDYLAGGVVAYANESKAEMLNVDPVLITEYGAVSEPVAEAMVTGALHHFGADTAVAISGIAGPGGGTDEKPVGTVCFAVRAGSAAITRTIRLPGNRSDIRERATTVAMHLLRRALVESGA, encoded by the coding sequence GTGAGCGCACGCGCAGGCATCGTCGTTACCGGAACAGAGGTCCTCACCGGCCGGGTCCAGGACCGCAACGGGCCGTGGCTGGCCGACCAGCTCCTCGAGCTCGGAGTGGAACTCGCGCACATCACGATCTGCGGGGACCGCCCGGCCGACATCACGGCGCAACTGCAATTCCTGGCCGCCGAGGGGGTGGATCTGATCGTCACGAGCGGTGGGCTCGGGCCGACCGCCGACGATCTCACCGTGGCGACGGTCGCGGCGTTCTGCGGTCGGGAACTGGTCCTCGACGTGGCGATGGAGGAGCGCATCGCGGACATCCTGCGCAACCTGATGGGTGAGCGTCCGAGCGTGGATTTCGATGCGGTGCGTGCGGCCAACCGCAAGCAGGCCCTGGTGCCGGTCGGCGCGGAGGTACTCCCGCCGGTCGGCACCGCCCCCGGCGTGGTGGTGGCGGCCGAACCGACGGTGGTGGTGCTGCCCGGCCCGCCGCGTGAGCTGCAACCGATGTGGCACACCGCCGTCGCGACCGAGGCTGTGCAGCAGGCGATCTCGGGTCGCACCCGATACCGGCAGGACACGATCCGGATGTTCGGCCTGGCCGAGTCCGGTCTGGCCGAGACCTTGCGTGACGCCGAAGCCGTGGTGGCGGGCTTCGACGCCCTGGAGATCACCACATGCCTGCGCCGCGGCGAGCTTGAAATCGTCACCCGATATGAGCCCGATGCCGCAGGTACCTACCGGGACCTGGTGGATCTGCTGCGGGATCGGCACGCGGCCACGCTGTACTCCGAGGACGGGTCGACCGTGGACGAGCAGGTGGCCGGCCTGTTGGCCGGGCGGCGGATCGCCACCGCCGAGTCCTGTACGGCCGGGCTGCTGGCCGCCCGGCTCGCCGATATCCCGGGCTGTTCGGATTACCTTGCCGGTGGGGTGGTCGCCTACGCGAACGAGTCCAAGGCCGAGATGCTGAACGTGGACCCGGTTCTCATCACCGAGTACGGCGCGGTGTCCGAGCCGGTGGCCGAGGCGATGGTGACCGGCGCGCTGCACCATTTCGGTGCCGACACCGCGGTGGCCATCAGCGGTATCGCCGGGCCGGGTGGCGGCACCGATGAGAAGCCGGTCGGCACCGTGTGCTTCGCGGTCCGGGCCGGGTCCGCGGCGATCACCCGCACGATCCGGCTACCGGGCAACCGGTCCGATATCCGGGAGCGCGCCACCACGGTGGCGATGCACCTGCTGCGCCGGGCCCTCGTCGAATCCGGTGCCTGA
- a CDS encoding enhanced intracellular survival protein Eis — protein sequence MALLGNTAFGEIGHPESMEVWRQMVAVDGGVVMRDGDADDVVGQSIFLDLQLTVPGGAVLPTAGLSYVAVAPTHRRRGILRSMYTELHQRIADAKYPIAALTASEGGIYGRFGYGPATTVQEMSIDRRFAEFRAGVPDPGGVRLVKPAEHRDAFAEIYDRWRRQTPGGLVCPTPLWDDVLADRENTREGGSELFAFLHPDGYVLYRVHGEESRSLRVREVTAVTTDAYIALWRALLGMDLMEKVITWTHPDDVLPYLLTNPRLVRVTSSSDDLWVRIMDIPAALEARRYQADLDTVLDVADGFRGDGGRFALRIQGGRAQCTRTDAPADVELDLDVLGSLYLGSHRPEAFVAANRLRSKDPELVRRLGTAFASDVPAELGYGF from the coding sequence ATGGCGTTGCTCGGCAACACCGCATTCGGCGAAATCGGCCATCCGGAATCGATGGAAGTGTGGCGGCAGATGGTGGCCGTCGACGGCGGCGTGGTGATGCGCGACGGTGACGCCGACGATGTCGTCGGACAATCGATCTTCCTCGATCTCCAGCTCACGGTCCCCGGCGGTGCGGTGTTGCCCACGGCGGGGCTGAGCTACGTGGCCGTCGCCCCCACGCACCGGCGGCGCGGGATCCTGCGCTCCATGTACACCGAGCTGCACCAACGGATCGCCGACGCGAAGTACCCGATCGCCGCGCTGACCGCCAGCGAGGGCGGCATCTACGGCCGGTTCGGGTACGGACCGGCCACCACCGTGCAGGAGATGTCGATCGACCGGCGGTTCGCCGAGTTCCGCGCCGGGGTCCCCGATCCCGGTGGGGTACGGCTGGTCAAACCCGCCGAGCACCGCGATGCCTTCGCCGAGATCTACGATCGCTGGCGCCGGCAGACACCGGGCGGGCTGGTATGCCCGACGCCTCTCTGGGACGACGTGCTCGCGGACCGGGAGAACACCCGCGAGGGCGGTTCCGAACTGTTCGCGTTCCTGCATCCCGACGGCTACGTGCTGTACCGGGTGCACGGTGAGGAGTCCCGCTCGCTGCGCGTCCGCGAGGTCACCGCGGTCACCACCGACGCCTACATCGCGCTGTGGCGGGCACTGCTGGGTATGGACCTGATGGAGAAGGTCATCACCTGGACGCATCCCGACGATGTGCTGCCTTACCTGCTGACCAATCCACGGCTGGTTCGCGTGACGTCGAGCAGCGACGATCTGTGGGTCCGGATCATGGACATCCCGGCCGCTCTCGAGGCTCGGCGGTATCAGGCCGACCTCGACACCGTGCTGGACGTCGCCGACGGGTTCCGCGGGGACGGCGGACGGTTCGCCCTGCGGATTCAGGGTGGCCGCGCGCAATGCACACGCACCGACGCGCCGGCCGATGTCGAACTCGACCTCGACGTGCTCGGCAGCCTGTACCTCGGCAGCCACCGCCCAGAGGCATTCGTCGCGGCAAACCGGTTGCGCAGCAAGGACCCGGAGCTGGTGCGCCGGCTGGGCACCGCCTTCGCCTCCGACGTTCCGGCCGAATTGGGCTACGGCTTCTGA
- a CDS encoding glycoside hydrolase encodes MCAADFPPFGRPEPPSGRIELAQGWQLASARTVAADGATLSTPGEVRADWHGIERMPTTVLSALQDDGTYPDLYTGDNLADVPEDLFRQDWWYRTTFTAPEGSSSYRLEFPGINYRAEVWLNGTMIAGSSLLVGMHTTHELDATAWIRPGEANTLAVKVTPEQALQDIDGVELADSWWDWLNWNRIGYQGPGKNPMRGNSYVADRNAGIFKPVYLSYSGPVVLGDPLVTSELPLPATDSARLTVYTDIRNTGDVPMRGVVRARISRPGKPVVSVDQPVSVAPGEAREIRFDPDTFEQLRVSNPDLWWPYTMGRPDLYDLRLEFLRYGRATHSLDSRFGIRTVAQHRDTDEQFPELGRGGSFYLTVNGRDFLVRGAAYTPDLLFGYDPQREDAILGYVRDLGLNMLRLEGKFPGDNIIERADELGIPLMYGWMCCNQWEKWWQWDDEDRRVAGESMRSQILSLRGHASAFLWANGSDGKPPKEVLESYHRILGELHWPNTVVDTVSSMARDADGNPEWDGIHMAGPYTWRPPSYWFSGRYAATRGSNAEQGDNEHVPPFASLRKFIPKDKLWPINDAWYFHAGANPSNAALESIRTAVMQRYGSSRGAEEFARKAQLAHYESTRAQFEAFAAGGWDNHKMTIYWMLNNHWPSFFGHLFDYYLRPGGAYYGAKKGLRPLSVVFDSYATGDHDTGHVTVANQSPHERTGLRVRVRTYDLTGRMRDDRDADVPAVPSNGAVPALTLPRPAPDSPVVFIRAELLDAAGAVVADNTYWQSQQLDDVGPPVNDQAFDLAQSSWADMTALNTMTQARLQVTAHRTDSDHGGAGVLIRLHNPGRQIAFFERAEITTTRDGDEILPIEYSDNYVTVYPGETVEVTGTVTGSEHPANWVRVSGYNSAPTVVPIDQRARR; translated from the coding sequence CTGTGCGCCGCCGACTTCCCGCCGTTCGGCCGGCCGGAGCCGCCGTCGGGCCGGATCGAGCTCGCGCAGGGCTGGCAGCTGGCGTCGGCACGGACCGTGGCCGCCGACGGCGCCACGCTGTCCACCCCCGGCGAGGTACGCGCCGACTGGCATGGGATCGAGCGTATGCCGACCACCGTGCTGTCCGCACTGCAGGACGACGGCACCTATCCGGACCTGTACACCGGGGACAATCTGGCCGACGTTCCCGAAGACCTGTTCCGGCAGGACTGGTGGTACCGCACCACCTTCACCGCGCCGGAGGGCAGCTCGAGCTACCGGCTGGAGTTCCCCGGTATCAACTACCGCGCCGAGGTGTGGCTCAACGGGACGATGATCGCCGGGAGCTCACTGCTGGTCGGGATGCACACCACCCACGAGCTCGACGCCACGGCGTGGATCCGGCCGGGGGAGGCCAACACGCTGGCCGTCAAGGTGACCCCCGAACAGGCCCTGCAGGACATCGACGGTGTCGAACTGGCCGACAGCTGGTGGGACTGGCTCAACTGGAACCGCATCGGCTACCAGGGCCCGGGCAAGAACCCGATGCGCGGCAATTCCTATGTGGCCGACCGCAATGCGGGCATCTTCAAACCGGTCTACCTGAGCTATTCGGGCCCGGTCGTGCTCGGCGACCCGCTGGTGACCTCCGAGCTGCCGCTGCCGGCCACGGACAGTGCCCGGCTCACCGTCTACACCGACATCCGCAACACCGGTGACGTGCCGATGCGGGGCGTGGTGCGGGCCCGCATCAGCCGGCCGGGCAAGCCCGTGGTCTCGGTCGATCAACCGGTCAGCGTGGCACCGGGAGAGGCGCGTGAAATCCGGTTCGACCCGGACACTTTCGAACAGCTGAGGGTGAGCAACCCGGATCTCTGGTGGCCCTACACCATGGGACGCCCCGATCTGTACGACCTCCGGTTGGAGTTCCTGCGGTACGGCCGGGCCACGCACAGCCTGGATTCCCGCTTCGGCATCCGCACCGTGGCGCAGCACCGGGACACCGACGAGCAGTTTCCCGAACTGGGCCGCGGTGGCAGCTTCTACCTGACCGTCAACGGTCGCGACTTCCTGGTCCGGGGTGCCGCCTACACGCCCGACCTGCTGTTCGGGTACGACCCGCAGCGGGAGGACGCCATCCTCGGGTATGTCCGGGACCTGGGGCTCAACATGTTGCGACTGGAGGGAAAGTTCCCGGGAGACAACATCATCGAGCGTGCCGACGAGCTCGGCATCCCGCTGATGTACGGGTGGATGTGCTGCAACCAGTGGGAGAAATGGTGGCAGTGGGACGACGAGGACCGGCGCGTGGCCGGCGAGAGCATGCGCTCGCAGATCCTGTCGCTGCGCGGGCACGCTTCGGCGTTCCTGTGGGCCAACGGCAGTGACGGGAAGCCACCGAAGGAGGTGCTCGAGAGCTATCACCGCATCCTGGGCGAGTTGCACTGGCCCAACACCGTGGTCGACACGGTGTCGTCGATGGCCCGCGACGCGGACGGCAACCCGGAATGGGACGGCATCCACATGGCCGGCCCGTACACCTGGCGCCCGCCGAGCTACTGGTTCAGCGGCCGTTACGCGGCCACCCGCGGTTCGAACGCCGAACAGGGCGACAACGAACACGTCCCGCCCTTCGCCAGCCTGCGCAAGTTCATCCCGAAGGACAAGCTGTGGCCGATCAACGACGCGTGGTACTTCCACGCCGGTGCCAACCCGAGCAACGCCGCGCTCGAGAGCATCCGGACCGCGGTGATGCAGCGATACGGATCGTCGCGCGGGGCAGAGGAATTCGCCCGCAAGGCACAACTGGCCCACTACGAGTCGACCCGTGCACAGTTCGAGGCGTTCGCGGCCGGCGGGTGGGACAACCACAAGATGACCATCTACTGGATGCTGAACAATCATTGGCCGTCGTTCTTCGGCCACCTCTTCGACTACTACCTGCGGCCGGGCGGCGCCTACTACGGGGCGAAGAAGGGTCTGCGTCCGCTGTCGGTCGTCTTCGATTCCTATGCCACCGGTGATCACGACACCGGCCACGTCACCGTGGCCAACCAGTCACCGCACGAGCGGACGGGGCTGCGGGTGCGGGTGCGGACCTACGACCTGACGGGCCGGATGCGTGACGACCGCGACGCCGATGTTCCGGCGGTGCCGTCGAACGGGGCGGTCCCCGCGTTGACCCTGCCCCGGCCGGCCCCCGACTCGCCGGTGGTGTTCATCCGGGCCGAACTGCTCGACGCGGCCGGCGCGGTCGTCGCGGACAACACCTACTGGCAGTCACAGCAACTCGACGATGTCGGGCCCCCGGTCAACGATCAGGCCTTCGACCTGGCACAGAGCAGCTGGGCCGACATGACGGCGCTCAACACCATGACGCAGGCACGGCTGCAGGTGACCGCCCACCGGACCGATTCGGACCACGGCGGCGCAGGGGTGCTGATCCGCTTGCACAACCCGGGCCGCCAGATCGCGTTCTTCGAGCGCGCCGAGATCACCACCACCCGCGATGGTGACGAAATCCTGCCGATCGAGTACTCCGACAACTACGTCACGGTGTACCCGGGGGAGACGGTCGAGGTGACGGGCACGGTCACCGGGTCGGAGCACCCGGCGAACTGGGTCAGGGTCAGCGGCTACAACAGCGCACCCACGGTGGTTCCGATCGACCAGCGGGCCCGGCGATAG
- a CDS encoding glucose 1-dehydrogenase: protein MGRVDGKVALISGGARGMGAEHARALIAEGAKVVIGDILDDEGAALAAELGESARYVHLDVSQADQWDAAVATAVSDFGLLNVLVNNAGIVALGQIGKFDMAQWQKVIDVNLTGTFLGMQASVPAMKKAGGGSIINVSSIEGLRGAAMVHPYVASKWAVRGLTKSAALELGAKQIRVNSIHPGFIKTPMTEHFPEDMLSIPLGRPGQPEEVSSFVVFLASDESRYATGAEFVMDGGLVNDVPHKL, encoded by the coding sequence ATGGGACGGGTAGACGGAAAAGTTGCACTCATCAGTGGCGGCGCACGGGGGATGGGCGCCGAGCACGCCCGGGCACTGATCGCCGAAGGGGCGAAGGTCGTGATCGGTGACATCCTCGACGACGAGGGTGCCGCCCTGGCCGCCGAACTCGGCGAATCGGCCCGGTACGTCCACCTCGATGTCTCCCAGGCCGACCAGTGGGACGCTGCGGTGGCGACGGCCGTCTCGGATTTCGGACTGCTCAATGTGCTGGTGAACAATGCCGGGATCGTCGCGCTCGGCCAGATCGGCAAATTCGATATGGCGCAGTGGCAGAAGGTGATCGACGTCAACCTGACCGGAACCTTCCTGGGCATGCAGGCCTCGGTGCCCGCGATGAAGAAGGCCGGCGGCGGATCGATCATCAACGTCTCGTCCATCGAAGGCCTGCGGGGTGCGGCCATGGTGCATCCGTACGTCGCCTCGAAGTGGGCCGTGCGCGGCCTGACCAAGTCCGCGGCGCTGGAACTGGGTGCCAAGCAGATCCGGGTCAACTCGATCCACCCCGGTTTCATCAAGACCCCGATGACCGAGCACTTCCCCGAGGACATGCTCAGCATTCCGTTGGGCCGCCCGGGGCAACCCGAAGAGGTCTCCAGCTTCGTGGTGTTCCTGGCCAGCGACGAATCCCGTTATGCCACCGGCGCCGAGTTCGTCATGGACGGCGGCCTGGTCAACGACGTCCCGCACAAGCTCTGA
- a CDS encoding diacylglycerol kinase, producing the protein MAIRVAHIGTGNVGRLALTGLLTNPAYELTTLCVSTASKVGRDAGDLAGLDISTGVTAVDDLDAVIAAKPDCAVYCAMGDTRGPEAIADVVRLLAAGINVVGSAPVVLQFPWKLMPHKYIDGIEEAAKAGGTSLFVTGVDPGFANDLIPFALAGTCQSIEQVRCMEIADYATYDGTTVMFDVMGFGKPLDETPILFQPGVLSIAWGTSIRQLAAGLGIEIDDITEVCEKEPAPEAFDIAAGHVAKGTVAALRFEIRGMVAGEPVIVIEHVTRLRDDLRPDWARPAQPGGSYRVEIVGEPSYAVDICPTSRKGDHNHAAIVAAAGRIVNAIPDVVAAEPGIRTTLDMPLVTGKGLYKLG; encoded by the coding sequence ATGGCCATCCGTGTCGCCCACATCGGTACCGGAAACGTCGGGCGCCTGGCGCTCACCGGGCTGCTGACCAACCCGGCGTACGAACTCACCACCTTGTGCGTGTCCACCGCGTCCAAGGTCGGCAGGGACGCCGGTGACCTTGCCGGCCTGGACATTTCCACCGGGGTGACCGCGGTCGACGACCTCGACGCGGTGATCGCCGCGAAGCCGGACTGCGCGGTGTACTGCGCGATGGGTGACACCCGCGGGCCGGAGGCGATCGCCGACGTGGTGCGCCTGCTGGCGGCCGGGATCAACGTCGTGGGTTCGGCGCCCGTGGTCCTGCAGTTCCCGTGGAAACTCATGCCGCACAAGTACATCGACGGGATCGAGGAGGCCGCCAAGGCCGGTGGCACCAGCCTGTTCGTCACCGGCGTCGATCCGGGGTTCGCCAACGACCTGATCCCGTTCGCCCTGGCCGGTACCTGTCAGAGCATCGAGCAGGTGCGCTGCATGGAGATCGCCGATTACGCGACATACGACGGGACCACGGTGATGTTCGACGTCATGGGCTTCGGCAAGCCACTGGACGAGACGCCGATCCTGTTCCAGCCCGGGGTGCTGAGCATCGCCTGGGGCACCTCGATCCGTCAGCTGGCCGCCGGACTGGGCATCGAGATCGACGACATCACCGAGGTCTGCGAAAAGGAGCCGGCGCCGGAGGCTTTCGACATCGCCGCCGGGCATGTCGCCAAGGGCACGGTGGCGGCGTTGCGGTTCGAGATCCGCGGCATGGTCGCCGGCGAACCGGTGATCGTGATCGAGCACGTCACCCGGTTACGCGACGATTTGCGGCCGGACTGGGCGCGGCCGGCGCAACCGGGCGGCTCCTACCGCGTCGAGATCGTCGGCGAGCCGTCCTACGCCGTGGACATCTGCCCCACCAGCCGGAAGGGCGACCACAACCACGCCGCGATCGTGGCGGCGGCCGGACGCATCGTCAACGCCATCCCCGACGTGGTGGCCGCCGAGCCCGGTATCCGGACGACCCTGGACATGCCGCTGGTCACCGGCAAGGGCCTGTACAAGTTGGGTTGA
- a CDS encoding HAD family phosphatase, producing the protein MGRTLSPPESLEEIGSGPGGAQVGAFFDLDGTLVDGFTATAHAGHRIRRRQAAAGEILGIVEASVRYRIGRMPFERLLVRAAGYLRGESLHELDELGEYLFENRIAQRVYPHMRDVVRRHQDRGHTVVLSSSALTIHAEPVARHLGIGHVLCNHFTIDGQGRLTGGIVEPIIWGARKAAAVQDFCHTQSIDLANSYFYADGDEDGALMRLVGHPRPVNPRPGLAAAATERGWPVLTVPRPGGRRRGDRRLRPGA; encoded by the coding sequence ATGGGTCGCACGTTGTCGCCACCCGAATCACTCGAGGAAATCGGGTCGGGTCCGGGTGGTGCCCAGGTGGGCGCCTTCTTCGACCTGGACGGCACGCTGGTGGACGGATTCACGGCGACGGCTCACGCCGGGCATCGGATTCGCAGGCGGCAGGCCGCCGCCGGCGAGATCCTCGGGATCGTCGAAGCCTCGGTGCGGTACCGGATCGGCCGGATGCCGTTCGAGCGCCTGCTGGTGCGGGCCGCCGGGTACCTACGCGGCGAATCGCTGCACGAGCTCGACGAGCTGGGGGAGTACCTGTTCGAGAACCGGATCGCCCAGCGGGTGTACCCGCACATGCGCGACGTGGTGCGCAGGCATCAGGACCGCGGGCACACCGTCGTCCTCAGCTCCTCGGCGCTGACCATCCACGCCGAGCCGGTCGCGCGACATCTCGGCATCGGCCATGTGCTGTGCAACCACTTCACGATCGACGGGCAGGGGCGGCTGACCGGCGGAATCGTCGAACCCATCATCTGGGGCGCCCGCAAAGCCGCTGCGGTGCAGGATTTTTGCCACACCCAGAGCATCGATCTGGCCAACAGTTACTTCTATGCCGACGGTGACGAGGACGGCGCGCTGATGCGGTTGGTGGGCCATCCCCGCCCGGTGAACCCGCGGCCGGGCCTGGCCGCGGCCGCCACGGAGCGGGGCTGGCCGGTGCTCACCGTGCCCCGGCCGGGCGGCCGGCGCCGGGGGGACCGCCGGCTCCGGCCCGGGGCCTGA
- a CDS encoding VOC family protein: MSSSAQPIAIKDIAAVVATGRFDDAKAWYSRLLGREPDLEPVPGVAEWQLTATAWLQVVTDEAGAGRAAVRFGVDDLDATLSRLRDHGVTVGEPQVIADMVTIVDVADPDGNEVSFVADLA, encoded by the coding sequence ATGTCGTCCTCTGCACAACCCATCGCCATCAAAGACATCGCGGCCGTCGTCGCCACCGGCCGGTTCGACGACGCGAAGGCCTGGTACTCGCGGCTCCTGGGCCGCGAACCCGATCTGGAACCGGTTCCCGGCGTCGCCGAATGGCAGTTGACCGCGACTGCCTGGTTACAGGTCGTCACCGACGAGGCCGGGGCGGGGCGGGCCGCGGTGCGGTTCGGGGTCGACGACCTCGACGCCACCCTGTCCCGCCTGCGCGATCACGGCGTGACAGTCGGTGAGCCGCAGGTCATTGCCGACATGGTCACGATCGTCGACGTGGCCGACCCAGATGGGAACGAAGTGTCGTTCGTGGCCGATCTGGCCTGA
- a CDS encoding nitronate monooxygenase, translated as MHTALCDELGIDVPIFAFTHCRDVVVAVSKAGGFGVLGAVGFSPEQLEIELNWIDEHIGDHPYGVDIVIPNKYEGMDANMSADELKGMLQSLVPQEHLDFAKKILADHGVPVDHSDDDALQLLGWTEATATPQVEIALKHPKMTLIANALGTPPKDMIDRIHAEGRKVAALCGSPSQARKHADAGVDIIIAQGGEAGGHSGEIGSIVLWPQVVKEVAPVPVLAAGGIGSGQQIAAALALGAQGAWTGSQWVMVEESEHTEQQHAAYAKATSKDTVRSRSFTGKPARMLRNDWTEAWENPDNPKPLGMPLQYMVSGMAVAATHKYPNESVDVAFNPVGQVVGQFKKVEKTSAVIERWVQEYLEATGNLTALNEAAGV; from the coding sequence ATGCACACCGCACTCTGCGACGAGCTCGGGATCGACGTCCCGATCTTCGCGTTCACCCACTGTCGCGACGTCGTGGTCGCCGTCAGCAAGGCCGGCGGCTTCGGCGTCCTCGGCGCCGTGGGGTTCAGCCCCGAGCAGCTCGAGATCGAGCTCAACTGGATCGACGAGCACATCGGTGACCACCCGTACGGCGTCGACATCGTGATCCCCAACAAGTACGAGGGCATGGACGCCAACATGTCCGCCGACGAGCTCAAGGGCATGCTGCAGTCGCTGGTCCCCCAGGAACACCTGGACTTCGCCAAGAAGATCCTGGCCGACCACGGCGTGCCGGTCGACCACAGCGACGACGACGCGCTGCAACTGCTGGGCTGGACCGAGGCCACCGCGACCCCTCAGGTCGAGATCGCGCTGAAGCACCCCAAGATGACGCTGATCGCCAACGCGCTGGGCACCCCGCCGAAAGACATGATCGACCGCATCCACGCCGAGGGGCGCAAGGTCGCGGCGCTGTGCGGTTCGCCGTCACAGGCCCGCAAGCACGCTGACGCGGGCGTCGACATCATCATCGCCCAGGGCGGCGAGGCCGGCGGCCACAGCGGCGAGATCGGCTCGATCGTGTTGTGGCCCCAGGTGGTCAAGGAAGTCGCCCCGGTTCCGGTTCTGGCCGCCGGCGGTATCGGCAGCGGTCAGCAGATCGCCGCGGCCCTGGCGCTCGGCGCACAGGGCGCCTGGACCGGATCCCAGTGGGTCATGGTCGAGGAGTCCGAGCACACCGAGCAGCAGCACGCCGCGTACGCCAAGGCCACCAGCAAGGACACCGTGCGCAGCCGCTCGTTCACCGGCAAGCCGGCCCGGATGCTCCGCAACGACTGGACCGAGGCCTGGGAGAACCCGGACAACCCGAAGCCGCTCGGCATGCCGTTGCAGTACATGGTCTCGGGCATGGCCGTCGCGGCCACCCACAAGTACCCGAACGAGAGCGTCGACGTCGCGTTCAACCCGGTGGGACAGGTCGTCGGGCAGTTCAAGAAGGTCGAGAAGACCTCCGCCGTGATCGAACGCTGGGTCCAGGAATACCTGGAGGCGACCGGCAACCTCACCGCGCTGAACGAGGCTGCCGGGGTGTGA
- a CDS encoding TetR/AcrR family transcriptional regulator: MTSPRDRMVASAALLIRERGAHPTAIADVLAHSGAPRGSAYHYFPGGRTQLLTEAVDYASDQVAARIDRAGSALELLDAMIAGFRKQLSASDFRAGCPVVAVAVEAGEPGAAESATLDRAGAAFVRWTGQITRRLRDDGISADRAEELAMLIMTAIEGAVVIARATRDVKPLDLIHGQLRELVTEGLSS, translated from the coding sequence GTGACCAGTCCTCGTGACCGCATGGTGGCCTCGGCCGCGCTGCTGATCCGGGAGCGCGGCGCGCATCCGACCGCGATCGCCGATGTGCTTGCCCACAGTGGCGCACCCCGCGGTTCCGCCTACCACTACTTCCCCGGCGGCCGGACACAGCTCCTGACCGAGGCCGTCGACTACGCCAGCGATCAGGTGGCAGCCCGTATCGACCGGGCCGGCAGCGCGCTGGAGTTGCTCGACGCCATGATCGCCGGTTTTCGTAAACAGTTGTCCGCCAGCGATTTCCGTGCCGGGTGTCCCGTCGTCGCGGTTGCCGTCGAAGCGGGTGAACCCGGTGCCGCCGAATCCGCCACACTCGACCGCGCCGGAGCCGCGTTCGTCCGCTGGACCGGTCAGATCACCCGACGGCTGCGCGACGACGGAATCTCCGCCGACCGTGCCGAAGAACTGGCCATGCTGATCATGACCGCCATAGAAGGCGCCGTGGTGATCGCCCGCGCCACCCGCGACGTCAAACCGCTGGACCTGATCCACGGTCAACTGCGTGAACTCGTGACGGAAGGACTCTCATCATGA